DNA sequence from the Fusobacterium perfoetens ATCC 29250 genome:
TATTTACATTTGTTGAAACTTCTACCTTTTCTGGTGTTGATACTCCATTTGTCAAAGTATTAAATTTATCATCCTCAATACTCTCAACAGGCATTGTTAAATCACCAAGATTCAAATCTATATCTGGTAATTTATCATTAACAGCTACTTCTCCAACATTATCAAATTTAAAATCAGGTTCTTTTACTATACTATCTTCATTAGGTAATGGATTTTTTATATCTGGCACATTAGGTTTTATATCATCTCTAATATCAGGTATATCAATATTAGGTTCCTCTTTTTTATAAGATTTACTTCCAGATAAATGTCCACTTCTTCTACCTACTTCTACAGAAGTTATTATATGAGTACTTTTATCTTGTGCATTTTTTATTACAAACAAATCTTTTCTTAATTCCAATATTTTTTCAGCAATTTTTTCTTTTTCAGTTTTTAACAATTCTTGTCTTTCATTTAGAGAAAACTCTGCTCCTAAAACAATATTCCCAGTAATTAAAAATCCAACCAAAACAGAGAAAGAATATACTCCTTTTTTCTTTAAATATTTTTTTAAAGCCTTTTCAGTTTCCACCTTATTTATCATATTTATCCCTCTTCTTTCACAGAAAAACTATTTATTTTCTAACTTTTCTAATTCAGTAAATATTCTTTCATACTCTTTTTTCTGAAGTTCTAATATTTCTTGTTTTTCCTTTAGAGTGTATTCTTTTTCCTTAGAATATTTTTTTATAAGCTTCTCATATTTCTTATCTAATTTCTTCTGAACTTTTTCATTATAACTTCCTTTTAAAACCTCTACTTGTTTTTCAGCCTCTTTTAATTCCAAAAACTTAGATACAACTACTTCTTTACTTTCTAATATTTTATCTATTCTTCCATCTGTAAAAGTTTTTTGTCCTAATAAAATAAAGAAAATAAAAAAAGATATAACTATTTTCTTCATATTTTTCCTCCATTTTTATTATTTTTTTGACTTTTTTTTATAAAATAAATAATTTTTTATTTTTTTATTGAAAAAAGTCGAAAAATGTTAATTTTTTTTATAAAAAATATAAATATATTATAATTTTACTGCAAAAAAAAAAAAAAAAAAAAGCAATCCGTTTATTGCATTTTTTTGACCATTGTAATATAAATCCGTTCATTTTAGTATTAAACATTTATAAAAAAATAACTTTTGTATTTTTGTTGTTATATTTATTTTACAAATTTCAATATTTCTTTATTATTAAATATTTTTCTCTTGTAATAATATAAAAAAGGACCAATATAAATTAGTCCTTTTTTAACAAATATTCTTTTATAATTTTCATATCTTCTCTCATTTCTTCTAATTTACTAGAGAGATTTTTGGAATTTTCTTCTATATTTTTCTTTAAAAATTCAATTTCTCTATCATAGAGTATCTTATCAACCTTTTTATCTACCTCCTTTAAAATACTCTCAATATTTTTTTGAACTTCAATTTTACTAGCTTTTTTATTTAACTCCCTTTCAATATATTTATAGCCTGTGAATATGCCTAGAAAAATTGTAGCTATAAATTTTATAAATTCAATATTCATTTTTCACTAGGTTTAATCTGTCCAAAAATTTCATTAAAGATTTTATCATCTATTTTACTATCAGTCCTTTTTACCAATTCTTTTAATAATACAACTACTACTCTTTCTATTATAGATGTAGTAAAAAATTTTTTTAATACTCCTAATATCATAAGACCCCCTTTAGAGAAAAGGGGATATTCCTTTTGTTTTAATATCCCCTATCTACAAACTATTCATCTTGAGCATTAGCTATAAAGTACTCAAAAGCTACTATTTCAGCTTTTTCTTTTCCTATTCTTCCTATAGAAGCTTCTCCAGATTTAATCTCCTTATTTACTTGTTCAATCCATTCATCATAAGAAGTATAAGGACAAGGTTCTGGAAGTGGCTCTCCATCTAACTTCATTTTTTCTAAAGTAGCTAAAGTAAGTTTATCATCTGCTAATTCCTTATTGTAATTTACCTCCCTTTTTATTGATTCCTTTAATTTGTCTAAAGACTCCTGAACTATGATTTTTGCTTCTGAATTTTTCATTTCACATCACTCCTTTTGTATTTGTTTATTTTATTTCTCTGTACATAAATTGTAACAAAATTTTTTTATAAAGTTAAATCGCCAGTTTACACCTATTTACAGTAAATTTATTTTTTATACTTCATAGGTATTTTTTATTAAATCTTGGATATATTTTTCCATATCCTCCATAATCAAATTTTGATAATTATTATATTCAATAAGTCCCTCTATTCTTTTATCTTTTTTTCTAATAATATCTTTTAATTTATTAATCTCTATTTGAAATTCTTTCTTAAACTTATCTCTGTATATTTTTTCAATTACCTCTCTACAAGCTTCTATACTATCAAGTTTTATATTCTGTCTACTGATTCCCTCTCTAGTAACCAAATCCTTAATCTCTTTTCTCAATACTGTTCTAGTGTCCATAACCTCTCCTTTATACGAAATATTCGATTTTTAATTCCAAAAAATTTTATTATTATTCATATACATTTTTTAATCTACAATATTCAATATACTTCTTATTACTATCATTCTTTTTACTCCTATTTTTACAGATAAAATTTTTCTTTCTTCCAAAGCTTTATATAAAAAAGGTCTACTGACTTTTAAATATCTAGCTACAGATGTTAATTCTCCTAACTCCCCAAATTTTAATAAAATATTTTTTAACATCAATCTATTTACTTCATTTTTAGGTTTAGCTCTTTCTAAAATTTCCTCATCTGTTAAAAATTCAAAACTATTTTTTTCCTCCATTTAACCCTCCATAAAGTTTTAATCTTAAAAATTCAATAAAAATATTTGCTTCTTTCCATGAAAGAGAATTATATTCATAAGGACTAAAAGAAAAAATCTCTCTTTTGGTAAGTTTACAATACTCTTTTTTTAATTCTTCTTTTAACTCCTCTTTAGTTTTTCCATATTTTTTACTTAACAATCCCAATAAATAAAAAATATGCCTCATCTGTTTTAATGTCAATGGAAATTGATATTTATACATAATACCTCCCTTTTTATACGTTATATTCGTATAACATTTTTAAAAAAAAATATTCACATTTTTTCTTAATTATATTCGTTGAAATCGTATTTGTCAATAAAAATTTTATTTTTTTTAGAAAATAATGTATAATATTAGTGCCTAGATACGAAATAGACGAACTAAAAAGTTATTGAACTTTAGTTAGGAGTGTGAATATGCCAGTAAAAAAATTGTCCATTGTTTTGAAGGAGCTTCGGGAAAGTAGAGGACTTACTATAAAGAGGTTAGCTGAACTTACAGGACTTGG
Encoded proteins:
- a CDS encoding DNA-binding protein, translated to MEEKNSFEFLTDEEILERAKPKNEVNRLMLKNILLKFGELGELTSVARYLKVSRPFLYKALEERKILSVKIGVKRMIVIRSILNIVD